Proteins co-encoded in one Accipiter gentilis chromosome 5, bAccGen1.1, whole genome shotgun sequence genomic window:
- the FOXA2 gene encoding hepatocyte nuclear factor 3-beta, protein MHSTSSMLGAVKMEGHEHTDWSNYYGEPESYSSVSNMNAGLGMNSMNTYMTMSAMSTTANMTAATSMNMSYANTGMSPSLTGMSPGAGAMPGMGSAGVAGMGAHLSPSMSPMGGQAGSMNALAPYTNMNSMSPIYGQSNLNRSRDPKTYRRSYTHAKPPYSYISLITMAIQQSPNKMLTLSEIYQWIMDLFPFYRQNQQRWQNSIRHSLSFNDCFLKVPRSPDKPGKGSFWTLHPDSGNMFENGCYLRRQKRFKCEKQLAAKDSGGAGGGAGGGGKKGPGQPPSQPLGEGSSSGGSEGSAGAESPASASPCQDHKRALADLKGTPGLSPGEPAASPAQHLLAPPHAGLPHDAHLKPEHHYAFNHPFSINNLMSSSEQQHHHPHHHHHHHHKMDLKAYEQVMHYSGYASPMPGSLAMGPVTNKNGLESSPLAGETSYYQGVYSRPIMNSS, encoded by the exons ATGCACTCCACTTCCAGTATGCTGGGAGCGGTGAAAATGGAAGGCCATGAGCACACGGACTGGAGCAACTACTACGGGGAGCCCGAG AGCTATTCCTCCGTGAGCAACATGAACGCGGGGCTGGGCATGAACAGCATGAACACGTACATGACCATGTCGGCCATGAGCACTACGGCCAACATGACGGCTGCCACCTCCATGAACATGTCCTACGCCAACACGGGCATGAGCCCCTCGCTCACCGGCATGTCCCCGGGCGCGGGGGCCATGCCCGGCATGGGCTCAGCCGGTGTGGCGGGGATGGGTGCCCACCTGAGCCCCAGCATGAGCCCCATGGGGGGCCAAGCGGGCTCCATGAACGCCCTGGCCCCCTACACCAACATGAACTCCATGAGCCCCATCTACGGGCAATCCAACCTCAACCGCTCGCGGGACCCCAAGACCTACCGGCGGAGCTACACGCACGCCAAGCCGCCCTACTCCTACATCTCCCTCATCACCATGGCCATCCAGCAGTCACCCAACAAGATGCTGACGCTGAGCGAGATCTACCAGTGGATCATGGACCTCTTCCCCTTCTACCGCCAGAACCAGCAGCGCTGGCAGAACAGCATCCGCCACTCGCTCTCCTTCAACGACTGCTTCCTCAAGGTGCCCCGCTCCCCGGACAAGCCGGGCAAAGGCTCCTTCTGGACGCTGCACCCCGATTCGGGCAACATGTTTGAGAACGGCTGCTACCTGCGCCGCCAGAAGCGCTTCAAGTGCGAGAAGCAGCTGGCCGCCAAGGacagcggcggggcgggcggcggggcgggcggcgggggcaaGAAGGGGCCCGGGcagccccccagccagcccctgggGGAAGGCAGCTCCTCGGGGGGCTCCGAGGGCTCAGCCGGCGCCGAGTCCCCGGCCAGCGCCTCGCCGTGCCAGGACCACAAGCGCGCCCTGGCCGACCTGAAGGGCACGCCGGGGCTGAGCCCCGGGGAGCCGGCGGCCTCGCCGGCCCAGCACCTCCTGGCCCCCCCCCATGCCGGCCTGCCCCACGATGCCCACCTCAAGCCCGAGCACCACTACGCCTTCAACCACCCCTTCTCCATCAACAACCTGATGTCCTCCTCcgagcagcagcaccaccaccctcaccaccaccaccaccaccaccacaaaatgGACCTGAAGGCCTACGAGCAGGTGATGCACTACTCGGGCTACGCCTCGCCCATGCCCGGCAGCCTGGCCATGGGGCCCGTAACGAACAAAAACGGCTTAGAGTCCTCCCCTTTAGCCGGAGAGACTTCTTACTACCAAGGTGTGTATTCTCGGCCCATCATGAACTCCTCCTAA